A window of the Microbacterium sp. AZCO genome harbors these coding sequences:
- a CDS encoding sigma-70 family RNA polymerase sigma factor, whose translation MEPNAAPDAEPDAAGAAEALLNARFVAGDERALAEVYRRWSPVVFTLALRSLGDRGDAEDVTQRTFVSAWTSRASYDSRKARLSTWLVAIARRRIADMHESRAKVRALQAEMERFTSPDDLVREPPDLSETLLVASELQQLEPDAQTVMRLAFFDDLTHEEISRRLGMPLGTVKSHIRRSLTRMRNRLEVTRVTP comes from the coding sequence GTGGAGCCGAATGCCGCACCCGACGCCGAGCCCGATGCGGCCGGCGCGGCCGAGGCGCTGCTCAACGCCCGATTCGTCGCGGGCGACGAGCGGGCGCTCGCCGAGGTGTACCGGCGCTGGTCGCCCGTCGTCTTCACGCTCGCTCTCCGGTCGCTGGGCGATCGCGGCGACGCCGAGGATGTGACGCAGCGCACCTTCGTGTCGGCGTGGACGTCGCGGGCGTCGTACGACTCCCGCAAGGCTCGGCTGTCGACCTGGCTCGTCGCGATCGCGCGTCGCCGCATCGCCGACATGCACGAGTCGAGGGCCAAGGTGCGGGCGCTCCAAGCCGAGATGGAGCGGTTCACGAGCCCCGACGACCTCGTGCGCGAGCCGCCCGACCTGTCCGAGACGCTCCTGGTCGCCAGCGAGCTGCAGCAGCTCGAGCCCGACGCGCAGACCGTCATGCGTCTCGCGTTCTTCGACGATCTGACCCACGAGGAGATCTCGCGGAGGCTCGGGATGCCGCTCGGCACCGTCAAGAGCCACATCCGCCGAAGTCTCACCCGAATGCGCAACCGATTGGAGGTGACCCGTGTCACACCTTGA
- a CDS encoding LacI family DNA-binding transcriptional regulator yields MPETTVKRVTAADVARSLGLSRATVGFVLNETPGQTIPETTRARVLAEAKRLGYRTNAAARALASGRSRIILLVLPDWPLDYSMRSNLDEASLALDRAGYSLVTMTPHPGGQAQPLWETLRPDVVIGMAPFEADRLKEIRNSGVQHIIPPTPAGEAGSYDDLGYAEGPMLQVEHLLQRGRRRLALATSPDPRVADLVAQRRARAAKTLEERAGSSFLREAAITESNAGETVAQWMAADIDGVVAYNDDIAALVLGAALRADISIPGSLAIIGHDDTPIARLLVPALSSVRLDTAGLGRYLADLALSAATGSAPPAAGPETDAHLVIRETS; encoded by the coding sequence ATGCCGGAGACGACCGTCAAGCGAGTGACCGCCGCCGACGTGGCCCGCTCGCTGGGCCTGTCCCGGGCCACCGTCGGGTTCGTCCTCAACGAGACTCCGGGCCAGACGATCCCAGAAACCACCCGCGCTCGCGTGCTGGCCGAGGCGAAGCGCCTCGGATATCGGACCAACGCCGCCGCGCGGGCCCTGGCGAGCGGGCGGAGCAGGATCATCCTGCTCGTGCTGCCCGACTGGCCACTGGACTACAGCATGCGCAGCAACCTGGACGAGGCCTCCCTGGCCCTCGACCGGGCCGGCTACTCCCTCGTGACGATGACTCCCCACCCGGGGGGCCAGGCGCAGCCCCTGTGGGAGACGCTCCGACCCGACGTGGTGATCGGGATGGCCCCGTTCGAGGCCGACCGCCTGAAGGAGATCCGCAACAGCGGGGTGCAGCACATCATCCCACCCACCCCCGCAGGCGAGGCCGGCTCCTACGACGACCTCGGTTACGCCGAAGGACCGATGCTTCAAGTGGAGCACCTGCTTCAGCGCGGGCGCCGGCGACTGGCACTCGCGACATCCCCCGACCCTCGGGTCGCGGACCTGGTCGCGCAGCGGCGAGCACGAGCAGCGAAGACGCTCGAGGAACGCGCGGGATCCAGCTTCCTCCGCGAAGCCGCCATCACCGAATCCAACGCCGGCGAGACCGTCGCGCAGTGGATGGCCGCAGACATCGACGGCGTCGTCGCCTACAACGACGACATCGCAGCTCTCGTCCTGGGCGCCGCCTTGCGCGCCGACATCTCAATCCCCGGCAGCCTCGCGATCATCGGGCACGACGACACTCCCATCGCGCGACTCCTCGTGCCGGCGCTCTCGAGCGTGCGCCTCGACACCGCAGGCCTCGGCCGCTACCTCGCAGACCTCGCACTGAGCGCCGCCACCGGCTCCGCTCCCCCGGCCGCTGGACCCGAAACCGACGCGCACCTCGTGATCCGCGAGACCAGCTGA
- a CDS encoding LCP family protein produces MARTPDPAERRAAEPLARHGKLPSRHPFTQMIALVGVVAAVLTLAVAGVASFTLWDTTSAITGNAVVLEGDDEIPPSLGAIEGGVNLLMVGTDSCEGQDVALFPRCGNDDSPGERNDVTMLVHISDAPRRVTVVSIPRDMLVDLPACTGPDGTHYPAGRSQMLNSSYTHGGLACTAATVEKLTGEPIQFAAAIRWTGVIHMSDAIGGVDVCVAGDISDGHTGLTLTAGTHTLQGVEALQFLRIRHGIGDGSDLGRISNQQQFMSSMVRKLQSGDVLGNPQVLLSLATTALSQVTQGQLVLSSGLTNPTLMVQIAMAVKGVAYDDIVFVQYPTSYRPGNGRSDVVPVTSAATVLFEALRENRPLTLTGEASQGYGVEVTGEAPAADSASPASAPETPASESPVQDAAPSPAATDAASPAPSSTDEARVDLPSQISGQTAAQLTCTQPER; encoded by the coding sequence TTGGCCCGCACACCCGACCCGGCGGAACGCCGGGCCGCCGAACCGCTCGCCCGGCACGGAAAGTTGCCGTCGCGGCATCCCTTCACCCAGATGATCGCCCTCGTGGGTGTCGTGGCCGCGGTCCTGACGCTCGCCGTCGCCGGGGTGGCGTCGTTCACGCTGTGGGACACCACGTCGGCCATCACCGGCAACGCCGTCGTGCTCGAGGGCGACGACGAGATCCCTCCGTCGCTCGGGGCGATCGAGGGCGGCGTCAACCTGCTCATGGTGGGCACCGACTCCTGCGAGGGCCAGGACGTCGCGCTCTTCCCGCGCTGCGGAAACGACGACTCGCCGGGTGAGCGCAACGACGTCACGATGCTCGTGCACATCAGCGATGCACCGCGCCGCGTCACCGTCGTGTCGATCCCGCGTGACATGCTCGTCGACCTTCCCGCGTGCACCGGCCCCGACGGCACCCACTACCCGGCGGGTCGTTCGCAGATGCTCAACTCGTCGTACACGCACGGCGGTCTCGCCTGCACGGCCGCGACCGTCGAGAAGCTGACGGGGGAGCCGATCCAGTTCGCGGCGGCCATCCGCTGGACGGGCGTCATCCACATGTCCGACGCGATCGGCGGTGTCGACGTGTGCGTCGCGGGCGACATCAGCGACGGACACACGGGCCTCACCCTCACCGCCGGCACGCACACGCTGCAGGGCGTCGAGGCGCTGCAGTTCCTGCGCATCCGCCACGGCATCGGCGACGGCTCCGACCTCGGCCGCATCTCGAATCAGCAGCAGTTCATGTCGTCGATGGTGCGCAAGCTGCAGTCGGGCGATGTGCTCGGCAACCCGCAGGTGCTCCTGAGCCTCGCGACGACCGCGCTGTCGCAGGTGACGCAGGGCCAGCTGGTGCTGAGCTCCGGTCTCACCAACCCGACGCTGATGGTGCAGATCGCGATGGCCGTGAAGGGCGTCGCCTACGACGACATCGTCTTCGTGCAGTACCCGACGTCCTATCGCCCGGGCAATGGACGCAGCGATGTCGTGCCGGTGACCTCGGCGGCGACGGTGCTCTTCGAGGCGCTGCGCGAGAACCGGCCGCTCACCCTCACCGGCGAGGCGAGCCAGGGCTACGGCGTCGAGGTGACGGGAGAGGCGCCGGCCGCCGACTCGGCCTCTCCGGCTTCCGCGCCTGAGACGCCGGCGTCCGAGTCGCCGGTTCAGGATGCCGCGCCCTCGCCGGCGGCGACGGACGCGGCATCCCCCGCTCCGTCATCCACCGACGAGGCGCGCGTCGATCTGCCGTCGCAGATCTCGGGTCAGACGGCCGCGCAGCTCACCTGCACGCAGCCGGAGCGCTGA
- a CDS encoding YrzE family protein, which yields MSADIPPRRDAAYDADATRPVTNADATRPVTQTDATRPVTQADTADTRILPADDVRRTDDGRLVRDADGRIVRDGDVRRPVPADGVGAVRDDDVRALREDMLAREQERYGGMKFGSAFFGWLTAMGLAVLLTALVAAIGGAIGMTSPQTAQDAADAASQNLGTATIVGAVVIAIVLFVSYFAGGYVAGRMARFNGVRQGLAVWIWAVVVAILLAIITAIAGTQWDLLGTLNTFPRIPVSSDTLTLTGILTAVGAAIVTLAGAILGGAAGMRYHRRVDRAGLEAA from the coding sequence ATGAGTGCAGACATCCCCCCTCGACGAGACGCCGCGTACGACGCCGACGCGACGCGACCCGTCACCAATGCCGACGCGACGCGCCCCGTCACCCAGACCGACGCGACGCGACCCGTCACGCAGGCCGACACCGCCGACACCCGCATCCTTCCCGCCGACGACGTGCGCCGCACCGACGACGGTCGACTGGTGCGCGACGCCGACGGGCGGATCGTCCGCGACGGCGACGTGCGGCGGCCCGTGCCGGCGGACGGCGTGGGCGCCGTTCGCGACGACGACGTGCGCGCCCTCCGGGAGGACATGCTCGCGCGGGAGCAGGAGCGCTACGGCGGCATGAAGTTCGGCTCGGCCTTCTTCGGCTGGCTGACGGCCATGGGACTCGCCGTGCTGCTGACCGCCCTCGTCGCGGCGATCGGCGGAGCGATCGGCATGACGTCGCCTCAGACCGCGCAGGATGCCGCAGACGCCGCCAGCCAGAACCTCGGCACCGCGACGATCGTCGGCGCCGTCGTCATCGCGATCGTGCTGTTCGTCTCGTACTTCGCCGGCGGCTACGTCGCCGGACGCATGGCGCGGTTCAACGGGGTGCGGCAGGGCCTCGCCGTCTGGATCTGGGCCGTCGTCGTCGCGATCCTCCTCGCGATCATCACGGCGATCGCCGGCACGCAGTGGGACCTCCTCGGCACGCTCAACACGTTCCCGCGCATCCCGGTGTCGAGCGACACCCTGACGCTCACCGGCATCCTGACCGCTGTCGGCGCCGCGATCGTGACGCTCGCGGGCGCCATCCTCGGCGGTGCGGCCGGCATGCGCTACCACCGCCGCGTCGACCGAGCCGGCCTCGAAGCCGCCTGA
- a CDS encoding MFS transporter, which yields MTTPSKDDPLVTPLPLTVPPPAFDAVAVEEITEAPPSDLPKVGPRYIWFMVLANFGVFMAFITPLAISLTIRVNSLAPGHPEYLGFITGAGALFVMLTSPFMGIWSDRTRTRIGRRRPFMIGGMIVGVLSLLVMALAPNALVLGLGWVLAQWGWGTTLSNLSISQADRLPESQRGKVAGLTSFATQIAPVFGVILAQFFTGDPILLFLVPGAVGVLFVVLFVTLVHEDDARTLPKDPITVRQVLAKYLFNPRKHPDFAWNWLGRFFFYSGITLNSTYTAFFFAERLGITVEAVTGIIASVSLGGILAVTLGAIGGGFLSDRLKRRRIFVLLGGLIMAAGMLTQAFSGDVVTLVAGSLMASVGLGLFAAVDQALLLDVLPERETDAGRFMGITGFATSIPQSIAPLVASGILLIGVTGEERNYTLLFIIAAALTVIAGTVVLRIRSVR from the coding sequence ATGACGACCCCCAGCAAAGACGACCCGCTCGTCACCCCGCTTCCGCTCACAGTCCCGCCGCCGGCCTTCGATGCCGTCGCCGTCGAGGAGATCACCGAAGCGCCGCCGAGCGATCTGCCCAAGGTGGGCCCTCGCTACATCTGGTTCATGGTGCTGGCGAACTTCGGCGTGTTCATGGCGTTCATCACACCGCTGGCCATTTCGCTCACGATCCGCGTGAACTCGCTCGCTCCGGGCCACCCCGAGTACCTCGGCTTCATCACCGGCGCGGGTGCGCTGTTCGTGATGCTCACCTCCCCTTTCATGGGTATCTGGAGCGACCGCACTCGGACGCGGATCGGGCGCCGACGTCCGTTCATGATCGGCGGCATGATCGTCGGCGTCCTGTCTCTCCTGGTGATGGCGCTCGCGCCCAACGCCCTGGTCTTGGGGCTGGGGTGGGTTCTCGCCCAGTGGGGCTGGGGGACGACGCTGTCGAACCTGAGCATCTCCCAGGCGGACCGCCTTCCGGAATCCCAGCGTGGAAAGGTCGCCGGTCTGACCAGCTTCGCCACGCAGATCGCGCCCGTCTTCGGCGTCATCCTGGCGCAGTTCTTCACCGGCGACCCGATCCTGCTGTTCCTTGTGCCCGGCGCCGTCGGCGTGCTCTTCGTCGTGTTGTTCGTCACTCTCGTGCACGAGGATGACGCGCGCACCCTGCCGAAGGACCCCATCACAGTGCGACAGGTGCTGGCCAAGTACCTGTTCAACCCCCGGAAGCACCCGGATTTCGCGTGGAACTGGCTCGGCCGCTTCTTCTTCTACTCCGGCATCACCCTGAACAGCACCTACACGGCGTTCTTCTTCGCCGAGCGGCTGGGCATCACGGTGGAGGCAGTCACCGGCATCATCGCCTCGGTGAGCCTGGGCGGCATCCTCGCGGTCACTCTGGGAGCCATCGGCGGTGGATTCCTGTCGGACCGGCTCAAGCGCCGCCGGATCTTCGTCCTCCTCGGAGGCCTGATCATGGCAGCCGGGATGCTGACCCAGGCGTTCTCGGGCGACGTGGTCACGCTCGTCGCCGGATCCCTCATGGCCTCCGTCGGGCTGGGCCTGTTCGCCGCCGTCGACCAGGCACTGCTGCTGGACGTCCTCCCCGAGCGTGAAACCGACGCCGGCCGCTTCATGGGAATCACCGGCTTCGCCACCTCGATCCCGCAGTCGATCGCGCCGCTCGTCGCCTCTGGAATCCTGCTGATCGGCGTCACCGGCGAGGAGCGCAACTACACGCTCCTGTTCATCATCGCCGCCGCACTGACCGTGATCGCGGGGACGGTCGTGCTCCGCATCCGTTCCGTCCGCTGA
- a CDS encoding family 78 glycoside hydrolase catalytic domain, whose amino-acid sequence MTTATHGMFIASQAATGQEGDPATYLRRAFTVDEEPVRATLRITALGVVEARINGAVVGDEVLAPGWTSYTHRLVESEHDVTDAIVVGSNVLGAIVGDGWALGRLGWENKRNHYANRPALYAELELEYPDRTDVIGSDLDFRAGTGGVRENSIYDGETFDARLEPQGWDRAGFDDSGWTGVEVVDWPLETLTLSSAEPIRRVEELEPVAVITTPSGKTVVDFGQNLSGRVRITVTADEGTVITLRHAEVMIDGEIDMETVRTAKSTDRYISAGGTDTWEPRFTFHGFRYVEIEGWPGTVDPANVRAVVTHSDMTRIGWLETSNPLLDQLHSNAVWSMRDNFVGVPTDCPQRDERLGWTGDINAFGPSAAFLYDVRGVLGSWLKDLAAEQKATGTVPWVVPDVLSNASPATALWSDVAVSLPWTLYREYGDESILADAYESMTAFTRQVADVLDEDGLWSTGFQYGDWLDPDAPMDNPAGGKTDRYLVASAYYCKTTRQMADTARILGHVQDAAEFEALAERVRSAFLREYVTPSGRVAGETSTAYALAIAFDILDGEQRRHAGDLLAALVAKAGFRISTGFAGTPLVTDALSSTGHLDAAYLLLLETGCPSFLYPVTMGATTIWERWDSIRPDGTINPSGMTSLNHYALGAVVDWMHRTIGGLTAVEPGYTRMRIAPLPGGKLTSAHLRHVIPAGTVDVSWDLTGQTMAVAVTIPQGTSAEVALPFHPDDAVIEIGGGEHSWTYQVPASVESRSYSLDSTLKEIADDPAAWRAFTAAFAVHFPGIPLDGNAAEAAGMSVNAMLDYIPGAPEELRSDLRTALATI is encoded by the coding sequence ATGACGACCGCGACACACGGCATGTTCATCGCCTCGCAGGCCGCGACCGGACAGGAGGGTGATCCGGCGACGTACCTGCGCCGCGCGTTCACCGTCGACGAAGAACCCGTGCGCGCCACGCTCCGGATCACCGCTCTGGGCGTGGTGGAGGCGCGCATCAACGGTGCCGTCGTCGGCGACGAGGTTCTCGCACCGGGATGGACGTCGTACACACATCGTCTCGTCGAGTCGGAGCATGATGTGACCGACGCGATCGTCGTCGGCAGCAACGTGCTCGGCGCCATCGTGGGGGATGGGTGGGCGCTGGGTCGACTGGGCTGGGAGAACAAGCGCAACCATTACGCGAACCGCCCAGCGCTGTACGCCGAGCTCGAGCTGGAATACCCCGACCGGACCGACGTCATCGGCAGCGATCTCGACTTCCGCGCGGGCACGGGCGGAGTCAGGGAGAACAGCATCTACGACGGTGAGACGTTCGACGCTCGTCTGGAACCCCAGGGCTGGGACCGAGCCGGCTTCGACGATTCCGGATGGACCGGAGTGGAGGTCGTCGACTGGCCGCTGGAGACGCTGACGCTTTCCTCCGCGGAGCCCATCCGTCGCGTCGAGGAGCTCGAGCCCGTAGCCGTCATCACGACGCCGTCCGGGAAGACCGTGGTCGATTTCGGTCAGAACCTCTCCGGCCGGGTTCGCATCACCGTCACCGCAGACGAAGGCACGGTCATCACGCTGCGCCACGCGGAAGTCATGATCGATGGGGAGATCGACATGGAGACCGTCCGCACCGCGAAGAGCACCGACAGGTACATCTCCGCCGGCGGAACGGACACCTGGGAGCCCCGCTTCACGTTCCACGGCTTCCGCTACGTCGAGATCGAGGGATGGCCCGGAACGGTCGACCCCGCGAATGTGCGCGCCGTCGTCACGCACTCCGACATGACCCGCATCGGCTGGCTCGAGACGTCGAACCCGCTGCTTGATCAGCTCCACTCCAATGCGGTGTGGTCGATGCGGGACAACTTCGTGGGGGTGCCCACGGACTGCCCGCAGCGCGACGAACGTCTGGGATGGACGGGCGACATCAACGCGTTCGGCCCGTCAGCCGCTTTCCTCTACGACGTGCGAGGCGTGCTCGGCTCGTGGCTGAAGGATCTCGCAGCCGAGCAGAAGGCCACCGGCACGGTGCCGTGGGTCGTGCCCGACGTGCTCTCCAACGCGTCGCCCGCCACAGCCTTGTGGAGCGATGTCGCGGTCAGTCTGCCGTGGACGCTGTACCGCGAGTACGGCGATGAAAGCATCCTTGCCGACGCGTACGAATCCATGACCGCGTTCACGCGCCAGGTCGCTGATGTCCTCGACGAGGACGGCCTCTGGAGCACGGGCTTCCAGTACGGTGACTGGCTGGATCCGGACGCCCCCATGGACAACCCCGCCGGCGGCAAGACCGACCGCTACCTGGTCGCTTCGGCCTATTACTGCAAGACCACGCGACAGATGGCCGACACCGCCCGCATACTCGGTCATGTCCAGGATGCCGCCGAGTTCGAGGCCCTCGCAGAGCGTGTGCGATCGGCATTCCTTCGCGAGTACGTCACACCCAGCGGGCGGGTCGCGGGTGAGACCTCCACGGCGTACGCGCTCGCCATCGCGTTCGACATCCTCGACGGCGAGCAGCGCCGGCACGCCGGCGACCTCCTGGCGGCCTTGGTCGCCAAGGCCGGGTTCCGCATCTCGACCGGGTTCGCGGGGACACCGCTCGTCACCGACGCGCTCTCCAGCACCGGACACCTCGACGCGGCGTACCTTCTCCTGCTGGAGACCGGATGCCCCTCGTTCCTGTACCCGGTCACCATGGGCGCGACCACGATCTGGGAACGCTGGGACTCCATCCGCCCCGACGGGACGATCAATCCGTCCGGGATGACGTCACTGAACCACTACGCCCTGGGGGCGGTCGTGGACTGGATGCACCGCACCATCGGCGGTCTCACCGCGGTCGAGCCGGGGTACACGCGGATGCGGATCGCACCGCTTCCGGGCGGCAAGCTCACCTCCGCTCACCTGCGCCACGTCATCCCGGCCGGCACCGTCGACGTCTCCTGGGATCTCACCGGCCAGACCATGGCCGTCGCGGTCACCATCCCGCAGGGCACCAGCGCCGAGGTGGCCCTGCCGTTCCACCCGGACGACGCCGTCATCGAGATCGGCGGTGGGGAGCACTCCTGGACGTACCAGGTGCCCGCGTCCGTCGAGTCACGTTCCTACTCGCTGGACTCGACGCTCAAGGAGATCGCCGACGACCCGGCGGCATGGCGAGCGTTCACTGCAGCGTTCGCTGTCCACTTCCCGGGCATCCCGCTCGACGGGAATGCCGCTGAAGCGGCGGGCATGTCCGTCAACGCGATGCTCGACTACATTCCCGGCGCACCCGAGGAGCTCCGCTCCGACCTCCGCACCGCACTCGCCACCATCTGA
- a CDS encoding fasciclin domain-containing protein: protein MNKITRTSIAVLAAAALAFAAAPAHATGGGAPSGNIVDVAVAASGGGTPDSNHSDYDILVQAVLATGLAPVLSDPNSTFTVFAPNDRAFMRTVQDITGVAPASEADALATITTTYTLDQIKNVLLYHVVAGKKLGPVGVLTAGTLTMANGGKVWPRGITLRDETAALPDPHLIPWKLNIQASNGVIHTIDRVLVPTL, encoded by the coding sequence ATGAACAAGATCACCCGCACTTCGATCGCAGTACTCGCTGCGGCGGCCCTCGCCTTCGCCGCAGCTCCCGCTCACGCCACCGGCGGAGGCGCCCCCTCGGGCAACATCGTCGACGTCGCCGTCGCGGCGTCGGGCGGAGGCACCCCCGACAGCAACCACTCGGACTACGACATCCTCGTGCAGGCCGTGCTCGCGACGGGTCTCGCGCCCGTGCTGTCCGACCCCAACTCCACCTTCACCGTGTTCGCGCCGAACGACCGCGCGTTCATGCGCACGGTGCAGGACATCACGGGCGTCGCGCCGGCTTCGGAGGCCGACGCGCTGGCCACGATCACGACCACCTACACGCTCGACCAGATCAAGAACGTGCTGCTCTACCACGTGGTCGCGGGCAAGAAGCTCGGCCCCGTCGGCGTGCTGACGGCCGGCACCCTCACGATGGCCAACGGCGGCAAGGTCTGGCCGCGCGGCATCACCCTGCGCGATGAGACGGCCGCTCTCCCCGACCCGCACCTCATTCCGTGGAAGCTCAACATCCAGGCCTCGAACGGCGTCATCCACACGATCGACCGAGTGCTCGTTCCCACCCTCTGA
- a CDS encoding anti-sigma factor, with protein sequence MSHLDPEQLALIALGEPVASDEEREHLATCADCRAEVSELTHAVVVARATVDETVLDAPPARVWDGIVAELGLTGVGAAAEAPASRDPEPDADAPASLPPEAPAEAARPRRRSRWIWALAASLALVLAIGAGVWVGIGMLRPEAIATAALAAFPDHPHAEGTAVVDESRSGERTLTVTLEGDAQSSEYREVWLIRNDGGALISLGVLEGRSGSFAIPDGVDLSQYDLVDISFEPVDGNPAHSGDSIVRGRLTFA encoded by the coding sequence GTGTCACACCTTGATCCCGAACAGCTCGCCCTGATCGCCTTGGGCGAGCCCGTCGCCTCCGACGAGGAGCGCGAGCACCTCGCCACCTGCGCCGACTGCCGCGCGGAAGTCTCCGAGCTCACGCACGCCGTCGTGGTCGCCCGAGCCACGGTGGACGAGACGGTCCTGGATGCCCCGCCCGCCCGCGTGTGGGACGGCATCGTCGCTGAGCTCGGCCTGACCGGCGTCGGCGCGGCCGCCGAGGCTCCGGCATCCCGCGATCCTGAGCCCGATGCCGATGCCCCGGCATCCCTTCCTCCCGAGGCCCCGGCCGAAGCGGCCCGCCCCCGTCGCAGATCCCGCTGGATCTGGGCGCTCGCGGCGTCGCTCGCGCTCGTCCTCGCGATCGGGGCAGGAGTCTGGGTCGGGATCGGGATGCTGCGTCCCGAGGCGATCGCGACCGCGGCGCTCGCTGCGTTCCCCGACCACCCGCACGCCGAGGGCACGGCCGTCGTCGACGAGTCGCGCAGCGGCGAACGCACCCTCACCGTGACGCTCGAGGGCGATGCGCAGTCGAGCGAGTACCGCGAGGTCTGGCTCATCCGCAACGACGGCGGAGCGCTCATCAGTCTCGGCGTGCTGGAGGGCCGGTCCGGGTCGTTCGCGATCCCCGACGGCGTCGACCTGTCGCAGTACGACCTCGTCGACATCTCGTTCGAGCCCGTGGACGGCAACCCCGCCCACTCGGGCGACTCGATCGTGCGGGGGCGCCTGACGTTCGCGTAG
- a CDS encoding LCP family protein — protein sequence MSEPIKPGARGRRTVARHGALTSPHPLTQILKVVGVMLAVVLVAGAGIASYAAYDLTSNFTKDAVALEGQDSVPPDIGAIEGGVNLFLAGTDACEKAYAALFGDRCEGPDAGGELNDVNMLVHISDNPRRVTVISFPRDLMIPIPSCTKEDGTTTSAMSKQMLNTSYSYGGLGCVVKTVSQLTGLDIQYAAKITWGGVIEITNAIGGVEVCLANGIKDPYTGINWPAGNRTIQGMDALQFLRTRHGVGNGGDLGRISNQQQYMSRLARKLVSEEVLSNPGTLYKLATTAVDNITPSQSLTNPLTLVQIALAVKNVPFDEIVFVQYPVIDDPADPNRVVPNKSAADALLAALAANQPLQLTGDLSQGNGVVAEDSGSTPAETPAAEPTPAATDAATPAPTQTAAELPSSIAGQTAAQNTCSNGNVKG from the coding sequence GTGAGCGAGCCGATCAAGCCCGGTGCGCGCGGCCGTCGCACGGTTGCGCGTCACGGAGCGCTGACGTCTCCGCATCCGCTCACCCAGATTCTGAAGGTCGTCGGCGTCATGCTCGCGGTCGTGCTCGTCGCCGGCGCCGGCATCGCCTCGTACGCGGCGTACGACCTCACCTCCAACTTCACGAAGGATGCGGTCGCGCTCGAGGGCCAGGACTCCGTTCCGCCCGACATCGGCGCCATCGAAGGCGGCGTCAACCTCTTCCTCGCGGGGACGGATGCCTGCGAGAAGGCCTATGCGGCGCTCTTCGGCGACCGCTGCGAGGGCCCCGACGCCGGTGGCGAGCTCAACGACGTCAACATGCTCGTGCACATCTCGGACAATCCGCGTCGCGTCACCGTCATCTCGTTCCCGCGCGACCTCATGATCCCGATCCCCTCCTGCACCAAGGAGGACGGCACGACCACGTCGGCCATGAGCAAGCAGATGCTCAACACCTCGTACTCGTACGGCGGTCTCGGGTGCGTTGTGAAGACGGTGTCGCAGCTCACCGGTCTCGACATCCAGTACGCGGCCAAGATCACCTGGGGCGGCGTGATCGAGATCACCAACGCCATCGGCGGCGTCGAGGTTTGTCTCGCGAACGGCATCAAGGACCCCTACACGGGCATCAACTGGCCCGCCGGCAATCGCACGATCCAGGGGATGGATGCCCTCCAGTTCCTCCGCACGCGCCACGGCGTCGGCAACGGAGGAGACCTCGGTCGCATCTCCAACCAGCAGCAGTACATGTCGCGCCTGGCGCGCAAGCTCGTGAGCGAAGAGGTGCTCTCCAACCCGGGCACGCTGTACAAGCTCGCGACGACGGCCGTCGACAACATCACGCCGTCGCAGAGCCTCACGAACCCGCTGACGCTCGTGCAGATCGCGCTCGCCGTCAAGAACGTGCCGTTCGACGAGATCGTCTTCGTGCAGTACCCCGTCATCGACGACCCGGCCGACCCCAACCGCGTCGTGCCGAACAAGTCCGCCGCCGACGCTCTGCTCGCCGCGCTCGCCGCAAACCAGCCGCTGCAGCTCACGGGCGACCTGAGCCAGGGCAACGGCGTCGTCGCCGAGGATTCCGGCTCGACGCCGGCGGAGACGCCCGCGGCCGAGCCGACTCCCGCTGCGACCGACGCCGCGACGCCCGCGCCGACCCAGACGGCCGCCGAGCTGCCCTCGTCCATCGCGGGCCAGACCGCGGCGCAGAACACCTGCTCCAACGGCAACGTCAAGGGCTGA